From a region of the Rhodococcus sp. 4CII genome:
- a CDS encoding pyridoxal phosphate-dependent aminotransferase family protein — protein MALNKLIQRLGGDDRVNLLRAVRESDVSPYFRVMESVTAPVVQVEGADRIMLGSNNYLGLADHPAIRQGAQDALDTFGGAITGSRLLNGTMDLHLELESEIAEWHGTEDAMVFTTGYQTNLGTISAVAGVGDVIVVDAAAHASIRDGCALSGATVRKFRHNDVADLESILDDKADGDGAVLVVVDGLYSMEGDLAPLDAISALCDRHGAALMVDEAHSLGIFGAHRTGAAELLGIDGDTDIRMASLSKSPSSTGGFIAGSRNLLDSLRVNARAFLFTTSGVPAAVGAALAAVRLIRSAEGEQRAWRALDNAAVLRSGLEGNGLDVGALSPLPGGGETVTPIVSVHVGDDLEAMILWRALFDKGVFTSAALYPAVPRSGAMLRLCVMATHTDAQLRRAVEVISETVTEAAA, from the coding sequence ATGGCCTTGAACAAGCTGATCCAGAGGCTGGGTGGCGACGACCGGGTAAATCTACTCCGGGCGGTCCGCGAGTCGGACGTGAGTCCGTACTTCCGCGTGATGGAGTCCGTGACCGCGCCGGTCGTCCAGGTGGAGGGCGCGGACCGGATCATGCTCGGTTCCAACAACTATCTCGGGCTGGCAGATCACCCCGCCATCCGGCAGGGAGCGCAGGACGCACTCGACACGTTCGGCGGTGCCATCACCGGAAGCCGGTTGCTGAACGGCACCATGGACCTGCACCTCGAACTCGAATCGGAGATCGCCGAATGGCACGGCACCGAGGATGCCATGGTATTCACCACCGGTTATCAAACGAATCTCGGCACGATCAGCGCGGTCGCCGGCGTCGGTGACGTCATCGTCGTCGACGCCGCCGCGCACGCCTCGATCCGCGACGGGTGCGCACTCTCCGGTGCCACGGTCCGCAAGTTCCGGCACAACGACGTCGCCGACCTGGAGAGCATCCTCGACGACAAGGCGGACGGTGACGGCGCGGTGCTGGTCGTCGTGGACGGGTTGTATTCGATGGAGGGCGACCTCGCCCCGCTGGATGCGATCTCCGCGTTGTGCGACCGTCACGGTGCGGCCTTGATGGTGGACGAGGCGCACAGTCTCGGCATCTTCGGTGCGCACCGGACCGGTGCCGCAGAACTGCTCGGGATCGACGGCGACACCGACATCCGCATGGCATCGCTGTCCAAGAGTCCCAGCTCCACAGGGGGATTCATCGCGGGGTCCCGGAATCTTCTCGATTCGCTGCGAGTCAATGCCCGGGCCTTCCTGTTCACGACGTCCGGAGTGCCGGCCGCGGTGGGGGCGGCGCTCGCGGCGGTGCGGCTGATCCGCAGCGCGGAGGGTGAGCAGCGGGCGTGGCGCGCACTGGACAACGCCGCGGTCCTGCGGTCCGGGCTCGAGGGAAACGGTCTCGACGTGGGTGCGTTGTCGCCGCTGCCAGGCGGGGGTGAGACGGTGACGCCCATCGTGTCGGTCCACGTCGGGGACGACCTCGAGGCGATGATTCTATGGCGCGCCCTGTTCGACAAGGGTGTGTTCACCAGTGCGGCATTGTATCCCGCCGTCCCCCGGTCGGGTGCGATGCTCCGGCTGTGCGTCATGGCCACCCACACCGACGCCCAGTTGCGGCGGGCGGTGGAAGTGATCTCCGAGACCGTGACGGAGGCCGCGGCGTGA
- a CDS encoding NAD-dependent epimerase/dehydratase family protein, whose amino-acid sequence MKVAVTGATSDFGAAILPVLLADPDIDTVIGLSRRPLPLEHPKLESVRMDVRDPGIEDVFRGCEAVVHLAFVVEEIRDKTATHDINLRGSRNVIDAAYRAGAVRVVIASSINAYGPELRSKPVDEDVYPAGDPDRYYFHDKAEVEHYAEWWLRRHPGEMAISMLRPTYIIGQDFSNDGIDQLTGPVGAFPRADEAAYQFLHQRDMADAFHRAVKQDLVGPFNLGPRDWVGVRELAAMQGQRMFDVPERPAVVAANIAFRLGLTAFSGQWVTAGETVVDSTRLTKATGWAPTLTARESAAVMILLQRKALVRGEDALERRIACEAALEPASEFVGVDGRGLEHVQIPAATGTVHAEVHTARSGGGASVVLPAPPGLHARYLTPLAVELAESGVDVVVVDLPGHGLSTGKRGYATTAGVKDALAVAVGYARIRFGSTPHVARVGDATERRSRPGRRWSWVARSRTHVPVNPADGLLPRRLRYEGGLEHLRHAQSARGVVALTRADRGAS is encoded by the coding sequence ATGAAGGTGGCCGTCACCGGGGCGACCAGCGACTTCGGCGCCGCGATTCTTCCTGTCCTGCTGGCTGATCCGGATATCGACACGGTGATCGGGCTCAGCAGGCGACCACTCCCGCTCGAACACCCGAAACTGGAATCCGTCCGGATGGACGTCCGCGACCCGGGCATCGAGGACGTGTTCCGCGGCTGCGAGGCCGTCGTCCACCTGGCGTTCGTCGTGGAGGAGATCCGCGACAAGACCGCAACCCACGACATCAATCTGCGGGGTTCCCGCAACGTGATCGACGCCGCGTACCGCGCCGGCGCGGTACGCGTCGTGATCGCGTCGAGCATCAACGCGTACGGTCCGGAGTTGCGGTCGAAGCCGGTGGACGAGGACGTCTATCCCGCAGGCGATCCCGACCGGTACTACTTCCACGACAAGGCCGAGGTCGAGCACTACGCCGAGTGGTGGCTGCGCAGGCATCCGGGCGAGATGGCGATCTCGATGCTGCGCCCCACCTACATCATCGGCCAGGACTTCTCCAATGACGGTATCGACCAGCTCACCGGCCCGGTCGGTGCGTTTCCGCGGGCCGACGAGGCCGCGTATCAGTTCCTGCACCAGCGCGACATGGCCGACGCGTTCCACCGCGCCGTGAAGCAGGATCTCGTGGGGCCCTTCAACCTCGGACCGAGGGATTGGGTGGGCGTGCGCGAACTCGCCGCCATGCAGGGGCAGCGGATGTTCGACGTGCCCGAACGGCCGGCGGTCGTGGCGGCGAACATCGCGTTCCGGCTCGGGCTCACCGCGTTCTCCGGTCAGTGGGTGACCGCGGGTGAGACCGTCGTCGATTCCACGCGACTCACGAAAGCCACGGGATGGGCACCGACGCTGACGGCCCGGGAATCGGCGGCCGTCATGATCCTGCTGCAGAGAAAGGCGTTGGTGCGCGGGGAGGACGCGCTCGAACGCCGGATCGCCTGCGAGGCGGCGCTGGAGCCGGCATCCGAATTCGTCGGGGTCGACGGCCGCGGGCTCGAGCACGTCCAGATTCCCGCGGCGACTGGAACCGTGCACGCCGAGGTCCACACGGCGCGGTCGGGTGGCGGGGCAAGCGTGGTCCTGCCCGCGCCGCCCGGACTCCATGCGCGATACCTCACGCCCCTCGCGGTGGAATTGGCGGAGAGCGGGGTCGACGTCGTCGTCGTGGATCTGCCCGGGCACGGGTTGAGCACGGGGAAGCGTGGTTACGCGACCACGGCGGGGGTGAAGGATGCGCTCGCGGTTGCCGTCGGATATGCGCGGATCCGGTTCGGTTCCACTCCGCACGTGGCCAGGGTGGGCGACGCCACCGAACGCCGGTCGCGGCCGGGACGCCGGTGGTCGTGGGTCGCCCGTTCGCGGACCCACGTGCCGGTCAACCCGGCGGACGGGTTGCTTCCGCGCCGGCTGCGGTACGAGGGTGGACTCGAACATCTTCGGCACGCGCAATCCGCCCGCGGCGTTGTCGCGCTCACACGCGCCGATCGGGGCGCCTCGTAG
- a CDS encoding carboxymuconolactone decarboxylase family protein, with amino-acid sequence MTSEEPGRSAAVEAGLAVRRDVMGPDFVERALDRTAGTDSEQLQEFVSEHVWGAVWNRPGLDRRSRSLLNLGMLIALRAHGELKGHVRGALRNGLTRTEIVEAVIHASAYCGAPAGLSAMAVVQEALDAELGPLTSQE; translated from the coding sequence ATGACCAGTGAAGAACCCGGGCGGAGTGCGGCCGTCGAGGCGGGTCTGGCGGTGCGGCGGGACGTGATGGGGCCCGACTTCGTCGAACGTGCGCTCGACCGGACGGCGGGGACCGACAGCGAGCAGTTGCAGGAGTTCGTCAGCGAGCACGTCTGGGGTGCCGTGTGGAATCGGCCGGGGCTGGACCGCCGCAGCCGCAGCCTCCTCAACCTCGGCATGCTCATTGCGCTGCGCGCGCACGGCGAATTGAAGGGGCATGTGCGGGGCGCGCTGCGAAACGGGCTGACCCGCACCGAGATCGTCGAAGCGGTGATCCACGCGAGCGCCTACTGCGGTGCCCCCGCCGGATTGTCGGCGATGGCGGTGGTGCAGGAGGCGCTCGACGCGGAACTGGGACCGCTGACGTCGCAGGAGTAG
- the aztD gene encoding zinc metallochaperone AztD, with protein sequence MRRPHFPASVAAAAVSAALLTSCSTDSGAAEATTTDSATPRLAVSYDGGVLILDAASLDVVGSAEVDGFARLNPAGDDRHVLVSTGNSFTALDTAEPALTDVSFEAKTPGHVVRHDGKTVLFDDGTGLVRVFDPAGLSDGTPATTEFTTPEAHHGVAVELSDGSLLTTVGNEDERTGIVVLDRDRTEIARNEDCPGVHGEAVAADETVVVGCQNGLLIYRDGVITKVTSPDPYGRIGNQAGDEDSPIMLGDYKTEPDAELERPERVSLTDTVTGQLALVDLGTSYTFRSLGRGPHGEALVLGTDGALHVIDPGTKAVTRTVDVIDVWTEPDKWQSPRPALYVQDHTAYVTDPANRKIHTIDLDTWAVSGQTDLPETPNEITGVTG encoded by the coding sequence ATGCGTAGACCACACTTCCCCGCCTCCGTTGCTGCCGCGGCAGTCTCGGCGGCGCTCCTCACGTCCTGCTCCACCGACTCCGGCGCCGCCGAGGCGACGACCACCGACTCGGCCACGCCGCGGCTGGCAGTGAGCTACGACGGCGGCGTGCTGATTCTCGACGCGGCGAGCCTCGACGTGGTCGGTTCGGCCGAGGTGGACGGCTTCGCCCGGCTCAACCCCGCCGGCGACGACCGGCACGTGCTGGTCAGCACCGGCAACAGCTTCACCGCGCTCGACACCGCCGAACCCGCCCTCACGGACGTCTCGTTCGAGGCGAAGACACCGGGGCACGTCGTCCGGCACGACGGAAAGACCGTCCTGTTCGACGACGGGACCGGACTGGTGCGCGTGTTCGACCCGGCCGGACTGTCCGACGGCACGCCCGCCACCACCGAGTTCACCACGCCGGAAGCGCATCACGGCGTGGCCGTCGAATTGTCCGACGGCAGCCTGCTCACCACCGTCGGCAACGAGGACGAGCGCACCGGCATCGTCGTCCTCGACCGCGACCGCACGGAGATCGCGCGCAACGAGGACTGCCCCGGTGTGCACGGCGAGGCCGTCGCCGCCGACGAGACGGTGGTCGTGGGATGCCAGAACGGCCTGCTGATCTACCGGGACGGCGTCATCACGAAGGTGACGAGTCCCGACCCCTACGGGCGCATCGGCAATCAGGCCGGCGACGAGGACTCACCGATCATGCTCGGCGACTACAAGACCGAACCTGACGCCGAACTCGAACGCCCCGAACGGGTTTCCCTCACCGACACCGTCACGGGACAGCTCGCCCTTGTCGACCTCGGCACCAGTTACACGTTCCGGTCGCTCGGACGCGGTCCGCACGGTGAGGCACTCGTCCTCGGTACCGACGGCGCCCTGCACGTGATCGACCCGGGCACCAAGGCCGTGACCCGGACCGTCGACGTCATCGACGTGTGGACCGAGCCGGACAAGTGGCAGTCGCCGCGGCCGGCCCTGTACGTGCAGGACCACACCGCCTACGTGACCGATCCCGCGAACAGGAAGATCCACACGATCGACCTCGACACCTGGGCTGTGTCCGGGCAGACCGATCTGCCGGAAACCCCCAACGAGATCACCGGCGTCACGGGCTGA
- the aztC gene encoding zinc ABC transporter substrate-binding protein AztC, with the protein MRRLLAPALLTALASLSVTACAPGAADGPVVVVTTNILGDVVQNVVGDQADVMVLMPRGADPHSYEISASDAARVERADLLVSNGLGLEGGIGRTVDAAHSEGIPILQVGDAVRPIEYRSGQFSGTPDPHVWTDPDRMREAVAVIRDAVLDHMPEIEESSVRANSENYARQLDELTARMTERLAAVPADRRKLVTNHHVFGYLAERFGFETVGAVVPSGTTLASPSASDLSGLAATITAARVPAIFVDSSQPDRLAQVLASEARVPVAVVSLFTESLGEHGSGAGTYIEMMDSNSLAIEQALR; encoded by the coding sequence ATGCGGCGCCTGCTGGCGCCGGCCCTGCTCACCGCGCTCGCGTCGCTGTCCGTGACTGCGTGCGCCCCGGGTGCCGCCGACGGGCCGGTCGTGGTGGTGACCACGAACATTCTCGGCGACGTGGTGCAGAACGTCGTCGGCGATCAGGCCGACGTGATGGTGCTGATGCCGAGAGGCGCCGATCCGCACTCGTACGAGATCTCGGCGTCGGATGCCGCGCGGGTGGAACGCGCCGACCTCCTCGTCTCCAACGGTCTCGGCCTCGAGGGAGGAATCGGCAGAACCGTGGACGCCGCGCACTCCGAGGGAATCCCGATCCTGCAGGTCGGCGACGCCGTGCGACCGATCGAGTATCGCTCCGGACAGTTCTCGGGCACCCCGGATCCGCATGTCTGGACCGACCCGGACCGCATGCGCGAGGCCGTCGCCGTGATCCGCGACGCGGTGCTCGATCACATGCCGGAGATCGAAGAGAGCAGCGTCCGCGCGAACTCCGAGAACTACGCCCGGCAACTCGACGAACTCACCGCCCGGATGACCGAGCGGCTCGCGGCCGTCCCCGCCGACCGGCGAAAACTGGTGACCAACCATCACGTCTTCGGTTACCTGGCAGAGCGTTTCGGGTTCGAGACGGTCGGGGCGGTGGTTCCCAGCGGGACCACCCTGGCGTCGCCCAGCGCGTCCGACCTCTCGGGTCTCGCCGCGACGATCACCGCGGCGAGAGTACCCGCGATCTTCGTCGATTCGTCGCAGCCCGATCGGCTCGCGCAGGTGCTGGCCTCGGAGGCACGGGTTCCCGTCGCCGTCGTCTCGTTGTTCACGGAATCACTGGGTGAACACGGCTCGGGCGCAGGAACATACATCGAGATGATGGATTCGAATTCGCTCGCGATCGAACAGGCGCTGCGGTAG